One Actinomycetota bacterium genomic window, GCGCTCAAGACGCCCGAGGGCGTCGAGGACATGGCGCGCGAGACGCTCGGCATGGTGCGGGAGGGCGAGCGCGCGTACGTGGTCGTCGAGGACAGCGCCACCGCGGAGCCGCCGACCGCCGCGCCCGACCGGGTCACCACGCCCACCGAGACGGTGTGGACGCAGGTGCTCGACGCGCTGTTCGGCGTCAGGGACTGACGCCGCCGTGCCTGACGAGGCCGCACTCGTCGCGGCGCAGATCGGCCGGCCGCCGCGCGACCCCTGGCGCGTCGCGGCGCGATGCTCGTACGGATTCCCCACGGTGATCGCCTCGCCGCCGCGCCTCGCTGACGGCGAGCCGTTCCCGACGCTGTTCTGGCTGACCTGCCCCTGGCTCGTAGCGGCCGTCTCGGACCTCGAGTCCGCGGGCGCCGCGGCTGACTGGGCCGCGCGCCTGGAGCGCGAGCCGGAGCTGTGCGCGCGTGCCGAGGCCGCCGACGCCGAGTACCGGCGCCTGCGTGCCGCCGAGGGCGGCGGTGACGACCCGTGCGCTGACACCGGCGTGGCCGGCCAGGCGCGCGTGACCGGGACGAAGTGCCTGCACGCGTACGTCGCCGCGTCGCTCGCCGGCCTCGACGACCCGGCGGGCGCGGCCATGCTTGCGCACCTCGCGCGTGAGTGCCCCGACGGCCGCTGTGCGCGCCTGCCGGGCACGGATGCGGAGGCGCGGCCGTGAGGGTCGCCGCCATCGACATCGGCACCGTGACCACGCGCTGCCTGGTCGCCGAGGTCGTGGACGGCCACCTGACCGAGCTCGACCGCCGGTCCGTCATCACGCACCTCGGCGAGGGGCTCTCGGCCACGGGTGCTCTGAGCGACGCTGCGATGGACCGTGTTGCGGCGACCGTCGCCGGCTATCTCGAGCGCGCGCGCGAGCTGGGCGTCGAGCACGTGGTCGCGCTCGCCACTTCCGCCGCCCGCGACGCCTCGAACGCCGCCGCATTCACGGACC contains:
- a CDS encoding septum formation initiator family protein, giving the protein MLVIALAAAAWVFYPALRIQYREQKQRAQLSAELTDLQARNARLSDQVAALKTPEGVEDMARETLGMVREGERAYVVVEDSATAEPPTAAPDRVTTPTETVWTQVLDALFGVRD
- a CDS encoding DUF501 domain-containing protein — protein: MPDEAALVAAQIGRPPRDPWRVAARCSYGFPTVIASPPRLADGEPFPTLFWLTCPWLVAAVSDLESAGAAADWAARLEREPELCARAEAADAEYRRLRAAEGGGDDPCADTGVAGQARVTGTKCLHAYVAASLAGLDDPAGAAMLAHLARECPDGRCARLPGTDAEARP